In a genomic window of Columba livia isolate bColLiv1 breed racing homer chromosome 4, bColLiv1.pat.W.v2, whole genome shotgun sequence:
- the LOC102095140 gene encoding platelet factor 4 isoform X2, producing MRVLVGLGTGVPVLPGLLLLLLMSHAAHAAILEVNGNLSCRCVKTTSDYISPKRYESIEIRPVGSTCRRPEIIIKLRPSGKVCVNPDAPWVKKLLKRIASTKKR from the exons ATGCGagtgctggtggggctggggacaggagtCCCCGTGCTCCCggggctgttgctgctgctgctgatgtcCCACGCAGCCCACGCAG ccATCCTGGAGGTGAACGGAAACCTGAGCTGTAGGTGTGTCAAGACGACTTCGGACTACATCAGTCCGAAGAGATACGAAAGCATCGAGATAAGGCCCGTGGGAAGCACCTGCAGACGGCCGGAGATCAT AATTAAGTTAAGGCCCTCGGGGAAGGTGTGTGTGAACCCCGACGCCCCCTGGGTGAAGAAGCTGCTGAAGCGCATCGCCAGCAC GAAGAAAAGATAA
- the LOC102095140 gene encoding interleukin-8 isoform X1 translates to MQMANGDARPAAPAASRPVPSLAPTCKFVEKELRPTAELPTPPLSAILEVNGNLSCRCVKTTSDYISPKRYESIEIRPVGSTCRRPEIIIKLRPSGKVCVNPDAPWVKKLLKRIASTKKR, encoded by the exons ATGCAAATGGCTAACGGTGATGCTCGCCCAGCGGCACCTGCAGCGTCTAGACCGGTTCCTTCGCTTGCACCCACATGCAAATTTGTGGAGAAGGAGCTGAGACCCACAGCCGAGTTGCCGACACCGCCGCTTTCTG ccATCCTGGAGGTGAACGGAAACCTGAGCTGTAGGTGTGTCAAGACGACTTCGGACTACATCAGTCCGAAGAGATACGAAAGCATCGAGATAAGGCCCGTGGGAAGCACCTGCAGACGGCCGGAGATCAT AATTAAGTTAAGGCCCTCGGGGAAGGTGTGTGTGAACCCCGACGCCCCCTGGGTGAAGAAGCTGCTGAAGCGCATCGCCAGCAC GAAGAAAAGATAA